Proteins from a single region of Mustela erminea isolate mMusErm1 chromosome X, mMusErm1.Pri, whole genome shotgun sequence:
- the ARMCX4 gene encoding armadillo repeat-containing X-linked protein 4 produces the protein MGRVQEVCWVTAGLVVWAGTCYYLHRLTKGRVQSVRTLAKNGSKVKMGTVVGVQNQTLATGEAMGGTETETRPKATSGAEAEAGGRAGAEVEITTTAKARPKASSQAMTMAEAEAEIQSEAKTVARKVSMTEVVTLTEAQVKAGEVAMKEAVTQTDSEAGRVVRREAVTQTKAKVWPLAARAETKKEVMTQTKVEARILAEKETNRVTVTQSEALGVTREVAKMGAINKTGIVAETKARAPEETVSVAKSQSEARPGNTVDAKGNPNASPRAEVGADMRFCTPSQAVTKSQVNNVPGAGVEVKGKHKTVSRAESRADTKASVQPQIIAKTQAEAMLGAKVDAGANTNALCKAGAGADMRVPMQPQTAAKKQVETVFGARVDDRGNTDVTSKAMAGGDMRAAAHPQATASAQAEATLETRLKGRGNSNAVSKTGARANLRTSSQAEALPDARVKTRDNPNAMSKMGAGTDMELYTQPQPGANVQADALPDGRIKAKGNANTMSKEAAGTDTKVESQASTKSQVETLPGTRGKTRGKGKSKHKAGVGMEMKTSVQPQVGPKTQADALPDSRVDGRGDPNTISRSGAKAELRACGQPQTMASSQGEALPGAKNKVRGNSNTMSKSEAGPDTMGSAQHHAVATFQDEMSPKTKNKVKGKPNAMSEVGTGPDSICSVQPETDTAGSAQPQTKASSQGEALSGPKNQVRGNPNAVSKAGTGPDTLASGQLQAVASPQGEALSGNKSKVRGNRNVVSKAGTESDTMCSAQDETDTTGSAQPQAVASSHGEALPGTKNKVRGKSNAISKTGAGPDTLCSTQLQAMANAQGEALPGTKNKIRDKSNSLSKAGAGPDTVGSAQLQAMANAQGEALPGTKNKIRDKSNSLSKAGAGPDTVGSAQLQVVANAQGEVLSGTKNKVRGNPSAVSKAEAREDAMGTEEPQTDTTGSAQTLDMATSQGESLPSIKNKVTGKSSAVSKTGAGLDTVNSVQPQAVASSQGEVLPGTKNKVKGNSSAVSKTGAGPATVGSAQLQAVANAQGEALPGVKKKVKGNPSALSKAGTGPDLAGSAQPQVVANSQGEVLPGTKNKVRGNSNVASKTGAGPSTVGSAQLQAVATSQCEALPGVKNQVSSNPNAVSRIEGRADTTSFAQLQDESKGEALPGARSKVRCNLSALSKADTGPDMVGSAQPHAVTSSQGEDSSGTKNKVKGNPNALCKGETGADAVGSAELQVVTSSQGEALSGNKSKVRGNSKVLSKTEARVDVKGSAWPQAVAISQGEVFSGTKNVSSNPNAVSKAEVGADTVGPAQSQTDTTGSPQPLAVANSQGEVLSGTKNKVWGTLSAASKAGIGPDTVGFAQPQAVASSQSEALPSVKNKVRSNPNAVSQVEARAGTTSFAQPQAVSNSQGETLSGARSKVQGNPSARSKAGTRPDIMCSDQPQRDITGTAQPQAMSNSQGENLLGARNKVRDNLNVVFKARDRQDTVGSLSPQAMAISQGEALLGARSKVRGNTNAESRVEAGAHMMGSGQPQSAAHFQSKILPETKDKAIPKSEAEATGDEGYAKPKAEAMLTSESGSGTGTQACSKTRPRVHDYYWNGIGIEDWIASERWIKFRFQARDGYWENSMSWADDENEASIESWSGASHKSDIRSWAGAKAENEAGFPSWAAAGDQACGGLWGGSQASKGSLSEAGDMAIGASWIGAENQVSEGSWASTGNQAIGEPWVGGQASRVSWAGEDAIGVSWTGAEEQASGRSQDGAGIQANGGSWAEAKAGNVASIGYWPGDMDQASGGYWVGTGGLSGGSKPRFEDQASENVTWADTADQASGGSRLRPMDQSGGESWARGGEQASKGSKPGFVDQSSVGPWATIGNQASGGFLVGTMEQASDGSWAGTSDQSGGESKPRFEDLANAEASLARVGGQADGRPRLGPEDQPSGRSWGDSGDQANGGFLVGAMDQANGGTWAVPGDQAGDGTKPRFEEQASGRGSLADNGGQAGGGFRLSPRDQSIADSWAGTGDQASEECRSGPEDQSSGWFCACSGGQSNASGTWGESGGHAIGGSRLGPMVPSSGGSWVDTGSWVSGRSWGGTGDQASSCPKPGFEDQASKGRFWSGVEDQAVGGSNPGPANQSSGGSWTATGSQVSGRSWAGAGIQADSCSKPGLEDPAGREGSQAGIRDQASGKLWAGSRPHNEACKRSKLGLEDQASGGPWARAGDQASGRPQISAEMEAKERSWFRTGGETSTGSCLRRGEEAGIVSKPGDKNEANIESRSGAKEEAILSSRFGAEDKASIGSWISSEEAACMDSLVGAEAGAEAEVRKESWLWDGDAATTGSRLGAEEEACMESWTLAEDVDEDELSRASSPDIEEISLRSLFWADSERSNEFRPKRERNVNFECGAGDKANAKGKLEAPTAGGVDERSWFWDGNENISEDKSAPKTKAKKSAESRGTYPSMVPGAGMGSWAGAMIWTEMKFPYQNKSCFPPEDELRKQIRYEEKTQPWTCRCKREANMDPRELEKLICMIEMTEDPSIHEIANNALYNSPEYPFSHEVIRNAGRISIIESLLNNPYPSVRQKALNALNNISVAAENHRKVKTYLNQVCEDTVTYPLNSNVQRAGLRLIKHLTIISEYQHMVTNYISEFLRLLTVGSGETKDHILGMLLNFSKNPSMTKDLLIANAPTSLINIFSKKETKENILNALSLFENINYHFKRRAKVFTQDKFSKNSLYFIFQRPKACAKKLRVLAAEYSDPEVKEKVELLLSKL, from the coding sequence ATGGGCCGCGTTCAGGAAGTGTGCTGGGTGACTGCAGGACTGGTGGTTTGGGCTGGTACCTGCTACTACCTTCACAGATTAACCAAAGGAAGAGTCCAGAGTGTGAGGACACTTGCCAAAAATGGGTCCAAGGTCAAGATGGGGACTGTTGTTGGGGTACAGAACCAGACCCTGGCCACAGGTGAAGCCATGGGTGGGACAGAGACTGAGACTAGACCCAAGGCCACGTCTGGAGCAGAAGCtgaagcaggagggagggctggggctgAAGTAGAGATTACCACCACTGCTAAAGCTAGACCCAAAGCCAGCTCTCAGGCCATGACAATggctgaggcagaggcagagatacAATCTGAGGCCAAAACAGTGGCCAGAAAAGTGAGCATGACAGAGGTAGTGACTTTGACTGAAGCCCAGGTCAAAGCCGGGGAAGTAGCTATGAAAGAAGCCGTGACCCAAACTGATTCTGAGGCTGGGAGAGTAGTCAGGAGAGAGGCTGTGACCCAGACCAAGGCTAAAGTTTGGCCACTGGCTGCCAGGGCAGAGACCAAGAAAGAAGTAATGACCCAGACCAAAGTGGAAGCTCGTATACTGGCTGAAAAAGAGACGAACAGAGTGACGGTGACCCAGAGTGAGGCCTTAGGAGTGACCAGGGAGGTGGCCAAGATGGGTGCCATAAATAAGACTGGAATTGTGGCTGAGACCAAGGCAAGAGCCCCGGAAGAGACTGTGAGTGTGGCCAAGAGTCAGTCTGAGGCCAGGCCTGGTAACACAGTTGATGCTAAGGGAAATCCTAATGCCTCACCCAGGGCAGAAGTTGGAGCAGACATGAGGTTCTGTACACCATCTCAGGCTGTAACCAAGAGCCAGGTCAACAACGTGCCTGGTGCTGGGGTTGAGGTCAAGGGGAAACACAAAACCGTGTCTCGGGCAGAGTCTAGGGCAGACACAAAGGCTTCTGTCCAGCCTCAGATTATAGCCAAGACCCAGGCTGAGGCTATGCTTGGGGCAAAGGTTGATGCTGGGGCTAATACCAATGCCCTGTgtaaggcaggggcaggggcagataTGAGAGTTCCTATGCAACCTCAGACTGCGGCCAAGAAACAGGTCGAGACAGTGTTTGGTGCCAGGGTTGATGACAGGGGAAATACTGATGTCACATCTAAGGCAATGGCAGGAGGTGACATGAGGGCTGCTGCTCACCCTCAAGCTACAGCCAGTGCTCAGGCTGAGGCTACACTGGAGACCAGGCTTAAAGGTAGAGGCAACTCCAATGCTGTGTCTAAAACAGGGGCCAGGGCAAACCTGAGGACCAGTTCCCAGGCTGAGGCCTTGCCTGATGCCAGGGTTAAGACCAGAGACAATCCCAATGCCATGTCTAAAATGGGGGCTGGGACAGACATGGAGCTCTATACACAGCCTCAGCCTGGGGCCAATGTCCAGGCTGATGCCTTGCCTGATGGCAGGATTAAGGCTAAAGGCAATGCCAACACCATGTCTAAGGAAGCGGCTGGGACAGACACAAAGGTAGAGTCTCAGGCTTCCACCAAGAGCCAGGTTGAGACCTTACCTGGTACTAGAGGTAAGACAAGGGGGAAAGGCAAAAGCAAGCATAAAGCAGGAGTCGGGATGGAAATGAAAACCAGCGTGCAGCCTCAGGTTGGGCCCAAGACCCAAGCTGATGCTTTACCCGATTCCAGGGTTGATGGCAGGGGTGATCCTAATACTATTTCTAGGTCAGGGGCTAAGGCTGAACTGAGGGCCTGTGGGCAGCCTCAGACTATGGCCAGTTCCCAGGGTGAGGCCTTGCCTGGTGCCAAGAATAAGGTCAGGGGCAATTCCAATACTATGTCTAAGTCAGAGGCTGGACCAGATACAATGGGCTCTGCCCAGCATCATGCTGTGGCCACTTTCCAGGATGAAATGTCACCTAAAACTAAGAATAAAGTCAAGGGCAAACCCAACGCTATGTCTGAGGTAGGGACTGGGCCAGATTCAATATGTTCTGTCCAGCCTGAAACAGATACAGCAGGCTCTGCTCAGCCCCAGACTAAGGCCAGTTCCCAGGGTGAGGCCTTGTCTGGACCTAAGAATCAGGTCAGGGGCAATCCCAATGCTGTGTCTAAGGCAGGGACTGGGCCAGATACATTGGCCTCTGGACAGCTCCAGGCTGTGGCCAGTCCTCAGGGTGAAGCCTTGTCTGGTAATAAGAGCAAAGTCAGGGGCAATCGCAATGTTGTATCTAAGGCAGGGACTGAGTCAGATACGATGTGTTCTGCCCAGGATGAAACAGATACAACAGGCTCTGCTCAGCCCCAGGCTGTGGCCAGTTCCCACGGTGAAGCCTTGCCTGGTACTAAGAACAAGGTCAGAGGCAAGTCCAATGCCATCTCTAAGACAGGGGCTGGGCCAGATACATTGTGCTCTACCCAGCTCCAGGCTATGGCCAATGCCCAGGGTGAAGCCTTGCCTGGTACCAAGAATAAGATCAGAGACAAATCCAATTCTTTGTCTaaggcaggggctgggccagATACAGTTGGCTCTGCCCAACTCCAGGCTATGGCCAATGCCCAGGGTGAAGCCTTGCCTGGTACCAAGAATAAGATCAGAGACAAATCCAATTCTTTGTCTaaggcaggggctgggccagATACAGTTGGCTCTGCCCAACTCCAGGTTGTGGCCAATGCCCAGGGTGAAGTCTTGTCTGGTACTAAGAATAAGGTCAGGGGCAATCCCAGTGCTGTGTCTaaggcagaggccagggaagATGCAATGGGCACTGAAGAGCCTCAGACAGATACAACAGGGTCTGCCCAGACCCTGGATATGGCCACTTCCCAAGGGGAATCCTTGCCTAGCATCAAGAATAAAGTTACGGGTAAATCCAGTGCTGTGTCTAAGACAGGGGCTGGACTAGATACAGTGAACTCTGTCCAGCCTCAGGCTGTGGCCAGTTCTCAAGGTGAAGTTCTGCCTGGGACTAAGAACAAGGTCAAGGGAAATTCCAGTGCTGTGTCTAAGACAGGGGCTGGGCCAGCTACAGTGGGATCTGCCCAGCTCCAGGCTGTGGCAAATGCCCAGGGTGAGGCCTTGCCTGGTGTCAAGAAAAAGGTCAAGGGCAACCCCAGTGCTTTGTCTAAAGCAGGAACTGGGCCAGATTTAGCAGGTTCTGCCCAACCTCAGGTTGTGGCCAATTCCCAGGGTGAAGTCTTGCCTGGGACTAAGAACAAGGTCAGGGGAAATTCCAATGTTGCATCTAAGACAGGGGCTGGGCCAAGTACAGTGGGCTCTGCCCAGCTCCAGGCTGTAGCCACTTCCCAGTGTGAAGCCTTGCCTGGTGTGAAGAATCAGGTCAGCAGCAATCCTAATGCTGTGTCTAGGATAGAGGGCAGAGCAGATACAACAAGCTTTGCCCAGCTTCAGGATGAGTCTAAGGGTGAAGCCTTGCCTGGTGCCAGGAGTAAGGTTCGGTGTAATCTTAGTGCTTTGTCTAAAGCAGATACTGGGCCAGATATGGTGGGCTCTGCTCAACCGCATGCTGTGACCAGTTCTCAGGGTGAAGACTCCTCTGGCACTAAGAATAAGGTCAAGGGCAATCCCAATGCTCTGTGTAAGGGAGAGACCGGGGCAGATGCAGTGGGCTCTGCCGAGCTCCAAGTTGTGACCAGTTCCCAGGGTGAAGCCTTGTCTGGTAATAAGAGTAAGGTCAGGGGCAATTCCAAGGTTCTGTCTAAGACAGAGGCCAGGGTAGATGTGAAGGGCTCTGCTTGGCCTCAGGCTGTGGCCATTTCCCAGGGTGAAGTTTTTTCTGGTACTAAGAATGTCAGCAGCAATCCCAATGCTGTTTCGAAGGCAGAGGTTGGGGCAGATACAGTGGGCCCTGCGCAGTCTCAAACAGATACAAcaggctccccccaacccctggctgTGGCCAATTCCCAGGGTGAAGTCTTAAGTGGTACTAAGAATAAGGTCTGGGGCACTCTCAGTGCTGCATCTAAAGCAGGGATTGGGCCAGATACAGTGGGTTTTGCCCAGCCCCAGGCTGTGGCCAGTTCCCAGAGTGAAGCCTTGCCTAGTGTCAAGAATAAGGTCAGAAGCAATCCCAATGCTGTGTCTCAGGTAGAGGCCAGAGCAGGTACAACAAGTTTTGCCCAGCCTCAGGCTGTGTCTAATTCCCAGGGTGAAACCTTGTCTGGTGCCAGGAGTAAGGTCCAGGGCAATCCCAGTGCTAGGTCTAAGGCAGGCACCAGGCCAGATATAATGTGTTCAGATCAGCCTCAAAGAGATATAACAGGCACTGCCCAACCCCAGGCCATGTCTAATTCCCAAGGTGAAAACTTGCTTGGTGCCAGAAATAAGGTCAGGGACAATCTCAATGTGGTATTTAAGGCAAGGGATAGGCAAGATACAGTAGGCTCTCTTTCACCCCAGGCCATGGCCATTTCTCAGGGTGAGGCCCTCCTTGGCGCCAGAAGTAAGGTCAGGGGAAATACCAATGCTGAGTCTAGGGTAGAGGCTGGGGCACATATGATGGGCTCTGGCCAGCCTCAGTCTGCAGCCCATTTCCAGAGTAAGATCTTGCCTGAGACAAAGGACAAGGCTATACCCAAGTCTGAGGCAGAAGCCACAGGAGATGAGGGTTATGCAAAGCCCAAGGCTGAGGCCATGCTCACTTCTGAGAGTGGGAGTGGGACAGGTACTCAGGCCTGCAGTAAAACTCGGCCTAGGGTCCATGACTATTACTGGAATGGGATTGGTATTGAGGATTGGATTGCTTCTGAGCGATGGATCAAATTTAGGTTTCAGGCCAGGGATGGATACTGGGAGAATAGCATGTCTTGGGCTGATGATGAGAACGAAGCCAGTATTGAGTCCTGGAGTGGAGCTAGTCATAAGTCTGATATTAGGTCCTGGGCTGGAGCTAAGGCTGAGAATGAAGCTGGTTTTCCATCCTGGGCTGCAGCTGGGGACCAGGCCTGTGGTGGGCTCTGGGGTGGGAGTCAGGCCAGTAAGGGTTCTTTGTCAGAGGCTGGGGACATGGCCATTGGAGCATCCTGGATTGGGGCTGAGAACCAGGTCAGTGAGGGTTCTTGGGCTAGCACTGGGAACCAGGCTATTGGGGAGCCCTGGGTTGGAGGTCAGGCCAGTAGGGTGTCCTGGGCTGGGGAAGATGCCATTGGAGTGTCCTGGACTGGAGCTGAGGAACAGGCCAGTGGAAGGTCCCAGGATGGTGCTGGAATTCAAGCTAATGGAGGGTCTTGGGCTGAAGCTAAAGCTGGGAATGTGGCTAGTATTGGGTATTGGCCTGGGGATATGGACCAGGCTAGTGGAGGGTACTGGGTTGGGACTGGTGGTCTGTCTGGTGGATCCAAGCCTAGATTTGAGGATCAGGCCAGTGAAAATGTGACCTGGGCTGACACTGCAGACCAAGCTAGTGGAGGCTCCAGGCTGAGACCTATGGACCAGTCGGGTGGTGAGTCCTGGGCTAGGGGTGGGGAACAGGCCAGCAAAGGTTCTAAACCAGGGTTTGTGGACCAGTCTAGTGTTGGGCCCTGGGCTACCATTGGAAATCAGGCCAGTGGAGGATTCTTGGTTGGGACTATGGAGCAGGCCAGTGACGGGTCCTGGGCTGGGACTAGTGATCAGTCTGGTGGTGAGTCCAAGCCAAGATTTGAGGATCTGGCAAATGCAGAAGCATCTTTGGCTAGGGTTGGTGGCCAGGCTGATGGAAGGCCTAGGTTGGGGCCTGAGGACCAGCCCAGTGGGAGGTCCTGGGGTGACTCTGGGGACCAAGCCAATGGAGGGTTCTTGGTTGGGGCCATGGACCAGGCCAATGGAGGGACCTGGGCTGTACCTGGGGATCAGGCTGGTGATGGGACAAAACCTAGATTTGAAGAGCAGGCAAGTGGAAGAGGGTCTTTGGCTGACAATGGGGGTCAGGCTGGTGGAGGGTTTAGGCTGAGTCCCAGGGACCAGTCCATTGCAGATTCCTGGGCTGGCACTGGGGACCAGGCCAGTGAAGAATGTAGATCAGGGCCTGAGGATCAGTCCAGTGGATGGTTCTGTGCTTGCAGTGGGGGTCAGTCTAATGCAAGTGGGACCTGGGGTGAGTCTGGTGGCCATGCTATTGGAGGATCTAGACTAGGGCCCATGGTCCCATCCAGTGGTGGGTCCTGGGTTGATACTGGAAGTTGGGTCAGTGGAAGGTCTTGGGGAGGGACTGGAGATCAAGCTAGTAGCTGTCCCAAACCTGGATTTGAGGATCAAGCCAGTAAAGGAAGGTTCTGGTCTGGTGTTGAAGACCAGGCTGTTGGAGGCTCTAATCCAGGGCCTGCAAACCAGTCTAGTGGTGGGTCCTGGACTGCCACTGGGAGTCAGGTCAGTGGAAGGTcttgggctggggctgggattcAGGCTGATAGCTGTTCCAAACCTGGACTTGAGGACCCAGCAGGTAGAGAAGGCTCCCAGGCTGGCATTAGGGACCAGGCTAGTGGAAAATTGTGGGCTGGGTCTAGGCCTCATAATGAAGCCTGTAAAAGATCGAAGCTGGGGCTTGAGGACCAGGCAAGTGGAGGGCCCTGGGCTAGGGCTGGTGACCAGGCCAGTGGAAGACCCCAGATCAGTGCTGAGATGGAGGCCAAAGAAAGATCCTGGTTTAGGACTGGGGGTGAGACTAGTACAGGGTCTTGCctcaggagaggggaagaggctgGTATTGTATCCAAACCTGGAGATAAAAATGAAGCCAATATTGAATCCCGATCAGGGGCTAAAGAAGAGGCCATCCTTAGTTCCAGATTTGGGGCTGAGGATAAGGCCAGTATTGGGTCCTGGATCAGCTCTGAAGAGGCAGCCTGTATGGATTCCCTTgtgggggctgaggctggggctgaGGCAGAGGTCAGGAAGGAGTCTTGGCTCTGGGATGGAGATGCAGCCACTACGGGCTCTAGACTTGGGGCTGAGGAAGAGGCTTGCATGGAGTCGTGGACTTTGGCTGAGGATGTAGATGAGGATGAGCTAAGTAGAGCGTCTAGCCCTGATATTGAGGAAATCAGTTTAAGGTCCCTGTTTTGGGCTGACAGTGAGAGGAGTAATGAGTTCAGAcccaagagggagagaaatgtcaATTTTGAGTGTGGAGCTGGAGATAAGGCCAATGCCAAGGGTAAGCTTGAGGCACCGACTGCTGGTGGAGTTGATGAAAGGTCCTGGTTCTGGGATGGTAATGAAAACATAAGTGAGGACAAATCTGCACCTAAGACTAAAGCCAAAAAGTCAGCTGAGTCAAGAGGCACATATCCATCCATGGTCCCTGGTGCAGGAATGGGGTCATGGGCAGGAGCCATGATCTGGACGGAAATGAAATTTCCATACCAAAATAAGTCCTGCTTCCCACCTGAGGATGAGCTCAGAAAGCAGATCAGGTATGAGGAGAAAACTCAGCCCTGGACCTGTCGCTGTAAACGCGAAGCAAATATGGATCCACGAGAGCTTGAAAAACTCATTTGCATGATTGAGATGACTGAAGATCCTTCTATTCATGAAATAGCTAATAATGCTCTTTATAACAGCCCTGAATATCCCTTTTCCCATGAAGTCATTCGTAATGCAGGTAGAATCTCAATTATTGAAAGTTTGCTCAATAATCCCTATCCCAGTGTTAGGCAGAAGGCTTTAAATGCACTGAATAACATCTCAGTGGCTGCTGAAAATCATAGGAAGGTGAAAACATACTTAAACCAAGTTTGTGAAGACACAGTCACCTATCCCTTGAATTCAAATGTACAGCGGGCTGGACTAAGACTGATAAAGCATTTGACCATTATTAGTGAATATCAACATATGGttacaaattatatttcagaatttcttcGTTTGTTAACTGTGGGAAGTGGAGAAACAAAAGACCATATTTTGGGAATGCTTTTGAATTTCTCCAAAAATCCGTCTATGACAAAAGACTTACTCATTGCCAATGCACCAACATCACTGATTAATATCTTTagcaagaaagagacaaaagagaataTTCTTAATGCTCTTtcactatttgaaaatataaattatcattttaaaagaaggGCAAAAGTATTTACCCAGGACAAGTTCAGTAAAAATTCCCTTTACTTCATATTCCAACGACCTAAAGCTTGTGCCAAGAAGCTCCGAGTCTTAGCAGCAGAGTACAGTGACCCTGAGGTGAAAGAAAAAGTTGAGCTATTATTAAGTAAACTCTGA